One genomic region from Maridesulfovibrio frigidus DSM 17176 encodes:
- a CDS encoding SLC13 family permease — translation MTSPSYIYDHLPLLLLFATGYILYRVIASVGLPEYFSAKAVRFSRGRVDWLLLSLIFVSAGMSMFIPNAVTVLAMIPVIRKLDGELKSMTTPLTLSIIYGANIGGMGSLIGSPANLLLLGALELFNVEGREQITFFNWFMWALPVVVLFLLLAWIVVRMSIPEGSKRIPAKLIGRPERVTIKQKQGILVFGLFILFWVTTSIIRELSSSYVQIEPAITIAFTAVFIITIFGKLSLGINGTSSEGPLMGLKSLVEGLPKRGLMYLAVLVVVISIVMLFRIDTYVAGWFGEVVSVLPIVEQGGYLLYLITAVVVILLTEVLSNTVVSTAFFAVVVHTASLYGVNPMSLMILVSIASTCAFMTPIATPCNSLAFGEMRKVSLRTMLTLGMVLNICGAVLLSVWVWKVIPYIYM, via the coding sequence ATGACCTCCCCATCATATATATATGATCATTTACCGCTTTTGCTCCTCTTTGCCACTGGATACATTTTGTATCGCGTGATTGCATCAGTTGGACTTCCTGAATATTTTTCGGCTAAGGCCGTCAGGTTCAGTCGCGGCAGGGTAGACTGGTTGCTGCTATCATTGATTTTTGTGTCGGCTGGGATGTCCATGTTTATCCCTAATGCTGTGACAGTGCTGGCAATGATCCCCGTTATCCGCAAACTCGATGGCGAGCTGAAATCCATGACCACGCCACTGACCCTATCTATTATATATGGAGCAAACATAGGCGGCATGGGGTCGTTGATAGGAAGTCCTGCGAATCTGCTTTTGTTAGGGGCGCTAGAACTATTCAATGTAGAGGGCAGAGAACAGATAACCTTTTTCAACTGGTTTATGTGGGCGTTGCCTGTTGTTGTATTGTTTCTATTGCTGGCGTGGATAGTTGTCAGAATGTCTATTCCAGAAGGGAGCAAAAGGATTCCAGCGAAGCTTATTGGTCGACCTGAACGAGTCACCATAAAGCAAAAGCAGGGGATACTCGTCTTCGGGCTTTTTATACTCTTCTGGGTGACAACTTCGATTATCAGGGAGTTAAGCTCTTCCTATGTTCAGATAGAGCCTGCAATAACAATAGCGTTCACAGCGGTGTTTATAATTACGATATTCGGTAAGTTGTCGCTTGGCATTAATGGTACTTCGAGTGAAGGTCCATTAATGGGGTTAAAAAGTTTAGTGGAAGGCTTACCGAAGCGTGGGCTTATGTACCTTGCCGTTCTCGTTGTAGTGATCTCTATAGTAATGCTGTTTAGGATTGATACATACGTTGCAGGCTGGTTCGGCGAAGTGGTAAGTGTACTTCCTATAGTTGAGCAAGGTGGATATTTATTATATCTGATAACGGCAGTTGTCGTGATCCTGCTGACTGAAGTTCTAAGCAACACAGTGGTATCAACGGCCTTCTTTGCGGTGGTAGTTCATACAGCCAGCTTATACGGGGTTAATCCTATGTCGTTAATGATACTAGTTTCGATAGCGTCGACCTGTGCCTTCATGACTCCTATAGCCACACCATGTAATAGCCTTGCCTTCGGGGAGATGCGAAAGGTGTCACTTCGGACTATGCTGACATTAGGCATGGTTTTAAATATATGCGGCGCGGTATTGTTGTCGGTCTGGGTTTGGAAGGTAATACCTTATATATATATGTAG